A genome region from Sphingobacteriaceae bacterium GW460-11-11-14-LB5 includes the following:
- a CDS encoding thioredoxin produces the protein MKFIRKNIFNALFIIILLIIVFVPDAKAFLIRGLMEIGFYTPKIEMPNNASASLSGIRFKDVKGNLVDLGDLKGKVIFLNFWATWCPPCRAEMPSINKLYTQFKGDKDVVFIFADADGDFEKSGKFMLSGKYEMPVYKVESNIPEQIFKGALPTTIIFDKQGRLSFKHEGVANYADKKIVDFLNQLKNTN, from the coding sequence ATGAAGTTTATCCGGAAAAATATATTCAATGCGTTATTTATCATTATTCTTTTGATAATTGTTTTTGTGCCTGATGCAAAAGCATTTTTAATTAGGGGCTTAATGGAAATTGGTTTTTATACACCAAAGATCGAAATGCCTAATAATGCTTCTGCCAGCCTTAGCGGCATCCGCTTTAAAGATGTTAAAGGAAATCTGGTAGATCTTGGTGATTTAAAAGGCAAGGTTATTTTTCTTAATTTCTGGGCAACCTGGTGTCCGCCATGCAGGGCCGAAATGCCTTCAATAAACAAATTGTATACGCAGTTTAAAGGCGATAAAGATGTTGTTTTCATTTTTGCAGATGCAGATGGCGATTTTGAAAAATCGGGCAAGTTTATGCTTAGTGGTAAATACGAAATGCCAGTTTATAAAGTAGAAAGCAACATTCCTGAACAAATATTTAAAGGTGCTTTGCCTACCACTATTATTTTTGATAAGCAGGGCCGATTATCTTTTAAACACGAAGGGGTGGCCAATTATGCCGATAAAAAGATTGTGGATTTCCTCAATCAACTGAAAAACACAAATTAG
- a CDS encoding GNAT family N-acetyltransferase, producing MQNDFKIERLNNQFCEEIIGLILPIQQIEFNVDIDLAAQPDLLDIEKNYDGSGGAFWGAKLNGELIGTIALIAVPEHQSGAIRKMFVKKEFRGKYLGVAQALLRTLLAYCADNKLNEVYLGTKDILQAACRFYERNGFKQVEMKDLPAYFPRMAVDNVFYGLDLKPV from the coding sequence ATGCAAAACGACTTTAAAATTGAACGGTTAAATAATCAATTCTGCGAAGAGATTATTGGGTTGATTCTGCCCATCCAGCAAATAGAATTTAATGTAGATATCGATTTAGCTGCGCAGCCAGATCTGTTAGACATTGAAAAAAATTACGATGGATCCGGCGGTGCCTTCTGGGGAGCTAAATTAAATGGAGAATTGATTGGTACTATTGCTTTAATTGCTGTACCTGAGCATCAATCGGGGGCCATCAGGAAAATGTTTGTTAAAAAAGAATTTCGCGGTAAATATTTGGGTGTTGCGCAGGCTTTGTTGAGAACGCTTTTAGCCTATTGCGCGGATAATAAGCTGAATGAGGTATATTTGGGTACCAAAGACATATTACAGGCCGCCTGTCGCTTTTACGAACGTAACGGATTTAAGCAGGTTGAAATGAAAGATTTACCAGCTTATTTTCCGCGTATGGCTGTCGATAATGTGTTTTATGGTCTGGATTTAAAACCTGTTTAA
- a CDS encoding MarR family transcriptional regulator produces the protein MEQNVIDASGLLAISTRLQRLSDQIRKDGLLIYKAFGIDFQPKWFPVLYTLYKKSTMSVVSLSDEIGYAHPSTISLLKELEKEKLIRSKKDKVDTRKRLVELTEKGSALLATMEPVWEVIIKATADITNTQNNLMKAINEVEATLKEKSFLQRAEVYMKK, from the coding sequence ATGGAACAAAATGTAATTGATGCTTCTGGTTTACTGGCCATTTCTACGCGTTTGCAGAGGCTGAGCGATCAGATCCGTAAAGATGGCCTGTTAATTTATAAAGCCTTTGGAATCGATTTTCAACCTAAATGGTTTCCTGTGCTCTATACTTTATATAAAAAATCGACCATGAGTGTAGTTTCCCTCTCTGATGAAATTGGTTATGCACATCCATCAACCATCAGTTTATTGAAAGAGCTGGAGAAAGAGAAACTGATCCGTTCTAAAAAAGACAAGGTTGATACGCGTAAACGTTTGGTTGAGCTCACCGAAAAGGGATCTGCACTTCTTGCTACGATGGAACCCGTTTGGGAAGTGATTATTAAAGCCACAGCCGATATTACCAATACACAGAATAACTTAATGAAAGCCATAAATGAGGTTGAAGCCACATTAAAGGAAAAAAGCTTTCTGCAAAGAGCAGAGGTTTATATGAAAAAATGA